The Lacticaseibacillus rhamnosus DNA window GATTATCATGGGATTTTTCCAGCAGGTTACCCGGATTCCGATTCTCTTTATCGGTGCGGTTATTCTTGCGATTGTCACTTTGCCGCAATTGTGGTGGGTGATTGCCGTGATGATGGTGCTGTTGTTTGGCGTCAGCTTCTTTTCATTTAGTCATATGGGCAAATACTTTGGCCGCATGCAGCAATTAATTGAGCGGGTCAATACCTTGGCGCGGGAAAACTTAATGGGCATGCGGGTGGTGAAGTCATTTGTACAAGGGGCTAACCAGACGAAAACATTTGCCGAATCAAGTGACGAAATGCGCGATGTCAGTGTTAAGATCGGTAATCTGTTTGCGTTGCTGATGCCAGCCTTCTTTCTGGTTGCCAATTTAGCCATGGCGTTGAGTATCTGGCTCATTGGGCAAAATATTACCAGTCAGCCGAGCAATTTAGCGGCCATTACCAGTTTTATCAATTACCTGATGCAGATTTTATTTGCCATTATCAACGGCGGATTTATGCTGACGTTTGCATCGCGGGCGCTGGTTTCTTTGCGGCGCATTCATGAGGTTATGGATACTAAGCCAAGTATGACGTTTGTCGACGGACCGCAACGGGATTTAGACGGGTCCGTTGAGTTTGACGATGTGACTTTTACGTATCCAGGTGATGAAAAGCCGACAATTCGTGATATCGATTTTGCGGTTAAGCCAGGGGAAATGATTGGCATCGTCGGGGCGACCGGTAGCGGTAAAACGACCTTGGCACAGCTGATTCCGCGGTTGTTTGATCCGGATACCGGAATCGTTAAAGTCGGCGGGCATGATGTTCGTGCCGTCACCGAAGCGGATTTGCGCAAGACGGTCGGGTATGTGTTGCAGCGCTCGACGCTTTTTTCCGGCACGATTGCCGAAAATCTGCAGCAAGGCAATCCTAATGCTGATTTGGCGGCGATGAAGTGGGCGGCTCGGGTGGCGCAGTCGGCTGAATTTATCGAACGGCTGCCGCAGACATACAACGCGGAAGTTGAAGAACGGTCGTCGAATTTTTCCGGTGGCCAGAAGCAACGCCTTTCGATTACGCGCGGGGTGATCGGTCATCCGAAGATTTTGATTTTGGATGATGCAACATCAGCTCTGGACGCGCGGTCCGAGAAGTTGGTTCAAGAGGCCTTGGCGCATGAATTGAAGCATACAACGACGATTATTATTGCCGAAAAAATCAGTTCCATTATTAAAGCCGATCGTATTCTGGTGCTTGATGACGGGCGGTTGGTTGGCAGTGGCACCCATCACGAACTGGTGCAGCATAATCGGGTTTATCGAGAAATTTATGCCACCCAGAAGGCATTGGAAGAGGGGGTGTAGCTCATGAAAGACTTGAAAAACGCAGGTAAATTTTACGCGCATTATTTGCGACCGTACTGGTTAGAATTTTTGATTACAACGATTTTAATCGCGATTTCTACCTGGGCGATTGTTGTCGCGCCGACATATATGGGGCGGGCGATTGAAGAACTGACCGTGTATGTGCAACAGTGGATGAATCCGGCGACGCGCGCTCAGGCATCGTTTGCGGCGTTTAACCACACGTTGGCTATTTTCGTCTTACTGTATGTGATTGATGCGACCTCTATCTTAATTTCGAGCTTACTGTTGTCAAAAATCAGCGGTTATTCCACTGGAACGATGCGGGTTGGATTGTTTCGGAAAATGCAACGGATGAAAGTGCGCTATTTTGACAGTCATAGTGATGGCGACATTCTCTCGCGGTTTACGAGCGACCTGGATAATATTTTCAATGCGATGAATCAGGCGTTGATTGAAATCTTTCTAAGTGGCGCTCAGTTTATCGGGATTATTTGGATGATGTTCACGCAGAATGCGACCCTTGCGTGGATTACGATGGCCTCAACGCCGGTCGCAATCGGGTTATCTGCCTTCGTGATGCATCAGGCGAGTGTGTCGGTTGATCGCCAACAAGACGATATTGGCCGACTGAATGGCTATATCAACGAACAGATTACCGGCCAGAAAATGCTGATTACGAATGGGCTACAGCAAGAAAGTGTGGCGGGCTTCCAACCCTATAACGCGGCGGTGCGTAAGTCGAATTTACGCGGCCAGATCTGGAGCGGCATTTTGAATCCGTTGTTGATGGGTTTGTCGTTGTTGAATACGGCGATTGTAATTTTCGCCGGATCCTGGCTGGCGCTGAATGGCTCCTTGAGTCAAGGGGCTGCGTTGGCAATGGTTGTGGTGTTTGTCAATTATGCCCAGCAATATTATCAGCCAATTGTCCAGTTGACCAGCTTATTCAATATGATCCAGTTGGCCATCACCGGCGCGCGGCGGATTACCGAAGTTCGTGAACAGCCGGATGAAGTCGATCCCCAAAATGGCCGTACCCTTGATGGTCTGAAACATGAACTGCTGATTGATAACGTGCATTTTAGTTACATTCCGGGCAAAGAAATCCTGCACGGGGTCACGATCAAAGTCGAAAAAGGCGAGATGGTGGCGTTAGTCGGTCCGACTGGCAGTGGGAAAACGACGGTTATGAATTTGTTGAATCGATTCTACGATGTGGATTCTGGCGTGATTACTTTTGATGGCGTGGATGTACGCGATTTTAAATTGGCATCACTGCGGCAAAACGTCGGGATTGTGTTGCAGGATCCGCAGCTGTTTTCCGGGACTATTCGCGATAATATTCGCTTCGGTGATCCGACTGCTGATCAAGCCCGGGTAGAAGCAGCTGCCAAGCAAGCGAATATTCATGACTTCATTATGAGTTTGCCTGATGGTTATGATACGTTTGTGTCGGATGAGCAAAGTGTCTTTTCTGCCGGGCAAAAGCAACTTATGTCGATTGCGCGGACTATTTTGACTGATCCGCGGCTATTAATTCTTGATGAGGCTACCAGTAATGTTGACACGGTGACCGAGGCTAAGATCCAAGCGGCGATGGATAATGTGATTCAGGGTCGAACGAGTTTTGTCATTGCCCATCGTTTGAAGACGATTCTAAATGCAGACAAAATCGTCGTGTTGCGGGACGGCCGGATTATTGAGGAAGGCAATCATGAACAGTTGTTAGCGCAAAATGGCTTTTATGCCGAGTTATATCACAATCAGATGGTCTTTGAATAACACCTTTAAGATTCCGAACTTTTTCGGAGTCTTTTTTATTATCATTCGTACATAAAACGGTTACAGTGGCTATCTTAAATTCGAATCTTATGATACGCTTGTTATATCAGAACGATGGCCGACATTGAACTGATAAAAAAGCATCGTGGAGGTAACCAATGAGCAAGCGTAGATATTTAGTGGCACTTGGCGGTATTTTGTTGCATTTGATGATCGGCTCGGTATATGCGTGGAGTGTTTTCACCGGTCCAATTGCTAAACAAACGGGCTGGGCATTATCAGCAGTTACGATTGCGTTTAGCATTGCCATCTTTTTTCTAGGTATGAGCGCGGCGTTCATGGGCCGACTGGTTGAGCGCTTTGGACCACGGTTGACGGGCACCGTGGCAGCGCTCTTGTATGGCTCGGGGATTTTGCTAACCGGTTTAGCCGTTCAGATTCACTCGTTACCGTTGCTTTATATCGGTTATGGTGTGATTGGCGGTCTGGGCTTAGGTGCTGGGTATGTGACGCCGGTTTCAACGATTATTGCCTGGTTTCCGGATAAACGCGGGCTGGCAACCGGCATGGCGATTATGGGCTTCGGATTTGCGGCGATGCTGACGGGTCCAGTTGCCCAGCAGCTGATTGCAAATCTGGGAGTTGTCGCAACAATGTATGTTTTAGGCGCGGTTTATATGGTAATTATGCTGGGATCCGCACAGGTAATCCGCAAGCCGCATCCTCATGAAGTACCGGCAGCCGATCTTGCCAAAAGTGTGAGTCTGACCGGGAAAGCCATGAAGGCGAACGAAGCAGTCAAAACGCGATCTTTTCGGTATCTCTGGCTGATGTTTTTTATCAACATCACCTGTGGCATTGGCTTAGTGGCGGTCGCATCACCCATGGCTCAGCAGCAAACCGGGATGTCGGCAACCACAGCGGCAGTGATGGTCGGGGTTGTCGGCTTATTTAACGGTTTCGGCCGGCTCGCATGGGCTACGTTGTCTGATTTAATCGGGCGCCCACTGACTTACACCCTGATCTTTATCGTTGATGTCGCGATGCTGGCAGGTATCTTAGTCTTGCGTTCACCACTGCTTTTTGGCATCGCACTTTGCTTGATAATGTCGTGTTATGGCGCGGGCTTCTCGGTTATTCCAGCTTATCTTGGCGATGTTTTCGGTACCAAACAACTCGGCGCCATTCATGGCTACGTACTGACTGCCTGGGCAGCGGCAGGGGTTGCCGGACCAACACTGCTGAGCTTTAGCGAGCAGTACTTCCACAACTATAGCGTCAGTCTGATGATCTTTATTGTGCTTGAACTGATTGCCTTGGGATTGTCGATTCGTATTCGGCACCAGTTTGCGGACGCCCAAGTTAAGGATGTTACGGAATAAAGTTTGGCAGTCATGACGTACAGGTTAACTTAAGGCATTAAAAGATGGTTAATGGAAAAGGCCTTAAGAGCGTTTTCGACGATGATACTTACCGTATATATAAAATTTCATGTATCGAAATGATAAGCAAAATTTGATCCACACTCAAATGTGGGTCTTTTTTTGACCTAAAAACGTTGCCATATAGGGATTGTGAAGCTTTTCTACATTTAAATCTAAGCTTTTAAGCGTTTTTTGTTGACATACCTGTACGTACAAGTAGAATAAGCATTGTAAGTGAAAACGGTTACTGGAGGAAAAACAATGCGCAAGTACGATGCTATCTATCAGGATCTGAAGGAAAAGATCGAAGCAGAAATATATGCTACCGGCTCATTGCTGCCAAGTGAAAGTGCGCTGCAAGACATGTATCAGGCATCACGCGACACGGTACGTAAGGCGTTGCGGCTGCTTAAGGATGATGGCTTTATTCAATCGCAAAAAGGCAAAGGGTCAACGGTTATCAACCGGCAGGAATACGTGTTTCCGGTTTCCGGCGTGGTCAGTTATGCCGAATTAGCCGCGCAATTTCACTTACAGACGCGAACGGTGGTTTTAACCAATCACTTTGCAACATTGCCCGCCAAGTCGTTCAAAGATGTGGATCCAACGGTAGAAGTCAAACAGATGCGCCTACTGAAGCGGGTGCGGTATTTGGAAAATGAGCCAGACATCATTGATATTGATTACCTCGATCCTAAAGTCGTGCCGCCGATTCCGGAGTCGGTGGCTAAAGACTCACTATATGCTTATCTTGAAGGACCGGTGGGGTTGACCATTGCCTATGCAACTAAGGAAATTACGGTTGAAGCGGCAACGGAAGAAGATCAACGGTATCTGAAAATACCACCATCTGCAGTCGTGGTCGTGGTACGCAGTTGCAGCAGTTTGACGGACACCACGAAGTTTCAATATACGGAATCACGTCACCGGGCAGATCGTTTTAAGTTTCATGATTTTGCTCGCCGGATCCGACCGTAAACGCTGGCAGTTCTTACTTTTGTTAAAAGCAAGGACAAGGAGGTTATGATGGCGTTTCATAAGAAAGTTATTTATCAGTTATATCCCAAGTCGTTTTACGATAGCGATGGTGATGGTGTCGGCGACTTACGCGGCATCATTGAAAAGATCGATTATCTCAAGGCACTGCACATCGATATGATCTGGTTCAACCCATTCTTTGTGTCGCCGCAATATGACAACGGCTATGATGTGGCTGATTATCGGCAAATCGATCCGCGGTTTGGAACGATGGCTGATTTTGAAGAGTTGGCGCAAAAACTTAAAGCTGCCGGGATCGACATCATGTTGGACATGGTGCTCAATCATACCAGCACACAACATGTCTGGTTCCAAAAAGCCTTAGCTGGCGACAAGCACTATCAGGATTATTACTACATTCGACCACCAAAGCCGGATGGCAGCTTGCCGACTAACTGGGAGAGCAAGTTTGGCGGTCCGGCTTGGGCCCCGTTTGGCGACACTGGCAATTATTATTTACATTTATACGAACGTCGCCAGGCTGATCTCGATTGGCATAATCCAGCCGTCCGTCAAGAAGCAGCCGCTATTATTAATTTTTGGCGCGCCAAAGGGGTTCACGGTTTCCGCTTTGATGTGCTCAACGTCATTGGCAAGGCAAATCAGCTGGTTGATGCGCCACCGGAAGTCGAAAGCAAAACATTATATACGGATACACCGATTGTTCAGGATTATATCAAGGAACTAGCCGCCAACAGTTTTGGCCAGGATCTAAATAGCGTCACGGTAGGCGAAATGAGTTCGACCACCATTAAGAACTCAATCGCCTATACCAAGCCGGAAAATCACGAGTTATCAATGGTTTTCCAATTTCACCATCTGAAAACGGATTATAAGAACGGTGAAAAGTGGAGCAAAATGCCGTACGACTTCAAGGCACTGCGCAACATTTTGCACACTTGGGGTCAACAGTTAGATCAAGGCGGCGGCTGGCAAGCGCTTTTCTGGAATAATCACGATCAGCCGCGTGCGCTTAATCGGTTTGGTGATGTTGGCCAATATCGCGTTAAAAGTGCCGAAATGCTAGCTGCTGCGATTCACCTAAGTCGCGGGACGCCATACATCTACATGGGCGAGGAAATCGGCATGACCGATCCGCATTATCATTCGATGGCCGATTATGTCGATGTTGAAGCCAAGAATGCTTATCAGGCACTTTTGAAAGCTGGCAAGTCCGAAAAAGAAGCTTTTGCCATCATT harbors:
- the treR gene encoding trehalose operon repressor, which translates into the protein MRKYDAIYQDLKEKIEAEIYATGSLLPSESALQDMYQASRDTVRKALRLLKDDGFIQSQKGKGSTVINRQEYVFPVSGVVSYAELAAQFHLQTRTVVLTNHFATLPAKSFKDVDPTVEVKQMRLLKRVRYLENEPDIIDIDYLDPKVVPPIPESVAKDSLYAYLEGPVGLTIAYATKEITVEAATEEDQRYLKIPPSAVVVVVRSCSSLTDTTKFQYTESRHRADRFKFHDFARRIRP
- a CDS encoding ABC transporter ATP-binding protein, which codes for MKDLKNAGKFYAHYLRPYWLEFLITTILIAISTWAIVVAPTYMGRAIEELTVYVQQWMNPATRAQASFAAFNHTLAIFVLLYVIDATSILISSLLLSKISGYSTGTMRVGLFRKMQRMKVRYFDSHSDGDILSRFTSDLDNIFNAMNQALIEIFLSGAQFIGIIWMMFTQNATLAWITMASTPVAIGLSAFVMHQASVSVDRQQDDIGRLNGYINEQITGQKMLITNGLQQESVAGFQPYNAAVRKSNLRGQIWSGILNPLLMGLSLLNTAIVIFAGSWLALNGSLSQGAALAMVVVFVNYAQQYYQPIVQLTSLFNMIQLAITGARRITEVREQPDEVDPQNGRTLDGLKHELLIDNVHFSYIPGKEILHGVTIKVEKGEMVALVGPTGSGKTTVMNLLNRFYDVDSGVITFDGVDVRDFKLASLRQNVGIVLQDPQLFSGTIRDNIRFGDPTADQARVEAAAKQANIHDFIMSLPDGYDTFVSDEQSVFSAGQKQLMSIARTILTDPRLLILDEATSNVDTVTEAKIQAAMDNVIQGRTSFVIAHRLKTILNADKIVVLRDGRIIEEGNHEQLLAQNGFYAELYHNQMVFE
- a CDS encoding ABC transporter ATP-binding protein, giving the protein MKVLFPYIKKYRWDAIWSVVAIFVVAFATLWQPHLLQIIMNAIMKNDKQTVWVNGLYLIGLAIVGIAGGIVNTIYSARVALGVATDLRADEYAKIQSLAYADVEKFSPSNLVVRMTNDINQVQQIIMGFFQQVTRIPILFIGAVILAIVTLPQLWWVIAVMMVLLFGVSFFSFSHMGKYFGRMQQLIERVNTLARENLMGMRVVKSFVQGANQTKTFAESSDEMRDVSVKIGNLFALLMPAFFLVANLAMALSIWLIGQNITSQPSNLAAITSFINYLMQILFAIINGGFMLTFASRALVSLRRIHEVMDTKPSMTFVDGPQRDLDGSVEFDDVTFTYPGDEKPTIRDIDFAVKPGEMIGIVGATGSGKTTLAQLIPRLFDPDTGIVKVGGHDVRAVTEADLRKTVGYVLQRSTLFSGTIAENLQQGNPNADLAAMKWAARVAQSAEFIERLPQTYNAEVEERSSNFSGGQKQRLSITRGVIGHPKILILDDATSALDARSEKLVQEALAHELKHTTTIIIAEKISSIIKADRILVLDDGRLVGSGTHHELVQHNRVYREIYATQKALEEGV
- a CDS encoding L-lactate MFS transporter, with the protein product MSKRRYLVALGGILLHLMIGSVYAWSVFTGPIAKQTGWALSAVTIAFSIAIFFLGMSAAFMGRLVERFGPRLTGTVAALLYGSGILLTGLAVQIHSLPLLYIGYGVIGGLGLGAGYVTPVSTIIAWFPDKRGLATGMAIMGFGFAAMLTGPVAQQLIANLGVVATMYVLGAVYMVIMLGSAQVIRKPHPHEVPAADLAKSVSLTGKAMKANEAVKTRSFRYLWLMFFINITCGIGLVAVASPMAQQQTGMSATTAAVMVGVVGLFNGFGRLAWATLSDLIGRPLTYTLIFIVDVAMLAGILVLRSPLLFGIALCLIMSCYGAGFSVIPAYLGDVFGTKQLGAIHGYVLTAWAAAGVAGPTLLSFSEQYFHNYSVSLMIFIVLELIALGLSIRIRHQFADAQVKDVTE
- the treC gene encoding alpha,alpha-phosphotrehalase; the protein is MAFHKKVIYQLYPKSFYDSDGDGVGDLRGIIEKIDYLKALHIDMIWFNPFFVSPQYDNGYDVADYRQIDPRFGTMADFEELAQKLKAAGIDIMLDMVLNHTSTQHVWFQKALAGDKHYQDYYYIRPPKPDGSLPTNWESKFGGPAWAPFGDTGNYYLHLYERRQADLDWHNPAVRQEAAAIINFWRAKGVHGFRFDVLNVIGKANQLVDAPPEVESKTLYTDTPIVQDYIKELAANSFGQDLNSVTVGEMSSTTIKNSIAYTKPENHELSMVFQFHHLKTDYKNGEKWSKMPYDFKALRNILHTWGQQLDQGGGWQALFWNNHDQPRALNRFGDVGQYRVKSAEMLAAAIHLSRGTPYIYMGEEIGMTDPHYHSMADYVDVEAKNAYQALLKAGKSEKEAFAIILAKARDNSRTPMQWDDTANAGFTTGTPWLRPTNQREINVKAELAHGEIFRFYQKLIALRKQYQVISNGSYVPFGTEIDRLYAYERVAGDAHLLVLNNFSDKAITVPLPPRFQHARVLITNEADLTPTATMTLPPYATIALLQSDKGE